The following are encoded together in the Piliocolobus tephrosceles isolate RC106 unplaced genomic scaffold, ASM277652v3 unscaffolded_19797, whole genome shotgun sequence genome:
- the UBL4A gene encoding ubiquitin-like protein 4A: MQLTVKALQGRECSLQVPEDELVSTLKQLLSEKLNVPVRQQRLLFKGKALADGKRLSDYSIGPNSKLNLVVKPLEKVLLEEGEAQRLADSPPPHVWQLISKVLARHFSAADASRVLEQLQRDYERSLSRLTLDDIERLASRFLHPEVTETIEKGFSK; encoded by the exons ATGCAGCTGACGGTGAAGGCGCTGCAGGGCCGGGAGTGCAGCCTGCAG GTGCCGGAGGACGAGCTGGTGTCCACGCTGAAGCAGCTGCTCTCCGAGAAGCTGAACGTCCCCGTGCGCCAGCAGCGGCTGCTGTTCAAGGGCAAGGCCCTGGCAG ATGGGAAACGACTCTCGGATTATAGCATCGGGCCCAACTCCAAGCTCAACCTAGTGGTCAAACCCCTGGAGAAGGTGCTGCTAGAAGAAGGCGAGGCCCAGAGGCTGGCCGACTCCCCACCCCCGCATGTCTGGCAGCTAATCTCCAAAGTCTTGGCCCGCCACTTCAGTGCGGCAGATGCCAGCAGGGTCCTGGAACAGCTACAGAGG GATTACGAGAGGTCCCTGAGCCGCCTAACGCTGGACGACATCGAACGGTTGGCCAGCCGCTTCCTGCACCCTGAAGTGACTGAGACGATAGAGAAAGGCTTCTCCAAATAG